A DNA window from Bubalus bubalis isolate 160015118507 breed Murrah chromosome 20, NDDB_SH_1, whole genome shotgun sequence contains the following coding sequences:
- the FKBP3 gene encoding peptidyl-prolyl cis-trans isomerase FKBP3, with translation MAAAVPQRAWTVEQLRSEQLPKKDIIKFLQDHGSDSFLAEHKLLGNIKNVAKTANKDHLVTAYNHLFESKRFKGTESISKVSEQVKNVKLNEDKPKETKSEETLDEGPPKYTKSVLKKGDKTNFPKKGDVVHCWYTGTLQDGTVFDTNIQTSSKKKKNAKPLSFKVGIGKVIRGWDEALLTMSKGEKARLEIEPEWAYGKKGQPDAKIPPNAKLIFEVELVDID, from the exons ATGGCGGCGGCCGTTCCGCAGCGGGCCTGGACCGTGGAGCAGCTGCGCAGCGAGCAGCTGCCCAAGAAGGACATTATCAAGTTTCTGCAGGATCACGGTTCAGATTCG tttctTGCAGAACATAAATTACtaggaaacattaaaaatgtggCCAAGACAGCTAATAAGGACCATTTGGTTACAGCCTATAACCATCTTTTCGAAAGTAAG CGTTTCAAGGGTACTGAAAGTATAAGTAAAGTGTCTGAGCAGGTGAAAAATGTGAAGCTTAATGAAGATAAACCCAAAGAAACCAAGTCTGAAGAGACTCTGGATGAG GGTccaccaaaatatacaaaatctgttcttaaaaaaggagataaaaccaaCTTTCCCAAAAAGGGAGATGTTGTTCACTGCTGGTATACAGGAACACTACAAGATGGGACTGTTTTTGATACTAATATTCAAACGA gttcaaagaagaagaaaaatgccaAGCCTTTAAGTTTTAAGGTTGGGATAGGCAAAGTTATCCGAGGG TGGGATGAAGCACTCTTGACTatgagtaaaggagaaaaggctcGACTGGAGATTGAACCAGAATGGGCTTATGGAAAGAAAGGACAGCCTGATGCCAA AATTCCACCAAACGCAAAACTTATTTTTGAAGTGGAATTAGTGGATATTGACTGA